A region of Nocardioides alkalitolerans DNA encodes the following proteins:
- a CDS encoding redox-sensing transcriptional repressor Rex — protein sequence MTARTQAESPRGIPEATVARLPLYLRALTLLSDEGTSTCSSEALAVAAGVNSAMLRKDLSHLGSYGTRGVGYDVEHLRYQIAREIGLTTDRNVVVVGIGNLGQALANYAGFRTRGFRVVALLDADERLHGTVVGGVAVRPVHDLEEVVADLDVAIGVLALPATAAQEVADRLVAAGVTAILNFAPTVLSVPEGVEVRKVDLSTELQILAFHEQRRSPSYLADGEPVATGVGGREEVR from the coding sequence TTGACTGCACGGACCCAGGCCGAGAGCCCCCGGGGCATCCCGGAGGCGACCGTCGCGCGGCTGCCCCTCTACCTCCGTGCGCTGACCCTGCTCTCCGACGAGGGCACCTCCACCTGCTCGAGCGAGGCGCTCGCGGTGGCGGCGGGGGTCAACTCCGCGATGCTGCGCAAGGACCTGTCCCACCTGGGGTCCTACGGCACGCGCGGCGTCGGCTACGACGTGGAGCACCTGCGCTACCAGATCGCGCGCGAGATCGGCCTCACCACCGACCGCAACGTGGTGGTCGTCGGGATCGGCAACCTGGGCCAGGCCCTCGCGAACTACGCCGGGTTCCGCACCCGCGGCTTCCGGGTCGTGGCGCTCCTCGACGCCGACGAGCGGCTGCACGGCACCGTCGTCGGCGGTGTCGCCGTGCGCCCGGTGCACGACCTCGAGGAGGTCGTGGCCGACCTCGACGTCGCCATCGGCGTGCTCGCCCTGCCGGCGACGGCCGCGCAGGAGGTGGCCGACCGCCTCGTCGCGGCCGGGGTCACCGCCATCCTCAACTTCGCACCGACCGTGCTGTCGGTCCCCGAGGGCGTGGAGGTGCGCAAGGTCGACCTGTCGACCGAGCTGCAGATCCTCGCCTTCCACGAGCAGCGTCGCTCGCCGTCC
- a CDS encoding GtrA family protein, protein MTTPAVRRGAALPPAVRFAGVGVLNTAIDVGVFLLLHASLGIVLANLVSTSAGMAFSFVVNGLFTFSARRLTWRQAGLFLATTGTTMWVLQPLFIHAALLVVDPLLVAKIVAIGCSLVVNFAAYRFVVWPQGGR, encoded by the coding sequence ATGACGACCCCCGCCGTACGCCGCGGCGCGGCCCTGCCTCCCGCGGTCCGTTTCGCGGGCGTCGGGGTGCTCAACACGGCCATCGACGTCGGGGTGTTCCTGCTGCTGCACGCGTCGCTGGGGATCGTGCTCGCCAACCTGGTCTCGACGAGCGCGGGCATGGCGTTCAGCTTCGTCGTCAACGGGCTCTTCACGTTCTCGGCGCGGCGGCTGACGTGGCGCCAGGCCGGTCTGTTCCTCGCCACGACGGGCACGACGATGTGGGTGCTGCAGCCGCTCTTCATCCACGCCGCGCTGCTCGTGGTCGACCCCCTGCTGGTCGCCAAGATCGTTGCGATAGGTTGCAGCCTCGTCGTCAATTTCGCCGCCTACCGATTCGTGGTATGGCCGCAGGGCGGCCGCTGA
- a CDS encoding glycosyltransferase family 2 protein, which produces MSEPAATSAVPADGQVRRRVAYVLPVYDEGRNLPAFHAALLAATAQRPDLDYEFLYVDDGSRDDSLEQLLALRAADDRVAVLALSRNFGHQVALTAGLDAAGDADAVVVMDTDLQDPPRVSLELIALWESGVDVAYAQRRTRQDTWFKRTTASLFYRLLARLADVEIPREVGDFRLMDARVVAEVGRYREHGRFLRGIVAHVGFRQEAVLFDRDERHAGASGYDLRTMLSFASHGLLGFSTAPLRMISKLGFVISAISVLLAVYVFSVRVFTPEQAVPGWAFLGVGMFLLSGLQLIMMGVIGSYLGRVYVETQDRPLYSLALAARGRRGAPGTPGTPDPRG; this is translated from the coding sequence GTGTCCGAGCCCGCCGCGACCAGCGCCGTACCCGCCGACGGGCAGGTGCGTCGCCGTGTCGCCTACGTGCTGCCGGTGTACGACGAGGGGCGCAACCTCCCCGCCTTCCACGCCGCGCTGCTGGCGGCCACGGCGCAGCGGCCCGACCTGGACTACGAGTTCCTCTACGTCGACGACGGCAGCCGCGACGACTCCCTCGAGCAGCTGCTGGCGCTGCGGGCCGCCGACGACCGGGTGGCGGTGCTGGCGCTGTCGCGCAACTTCGGGCACCAGGTGGCGCTGACCGCCGGGCTCGACGCCGCCGGCGACGCGGACGCCGTCGTCGTCATGGACACCGACCTGCAGGACCCGCCCCGCGTCAGCCTCGAGCTGATCGCGCTGTGGGAGAGCGGGGTGGACGTCGCCTACGCCCAGCGGCGCACCCGGCAGGACACGTGGTTCAAGCGCACCACCGCCAGCCTCTTCTACCGGCTCCTGGCGCGCCTCGCCGACGTCGAGATCCCCCGCGAGGTGGGCGACTTCCGCCTCATGGACGCCCGGGTGGTCGCCGAGGTCGGGCGCTACCGCGAGCACGGCCGCTTCCTGCGCGGCATCGTGGCCCACGTCGGCTTCCGGCAGGAGGCCGTGCTGTTCGACCGCGACGAGCGTCACGCGGGCGCGTCGGGCTACGACCTGCGCACCATGCTCTCCTTCGCCTCCCACGGCCTGCTCGGCTTCTCCACCGCGCCGCTGCGGATGATCAGCAAGCTCGGCTTCGTCATCTCCGCCATCAGCGTCCTGCTGGCGGTCTACGTCTTCTCCGTGCGCGTCTTCACGCCGGAGCAGGCGGTGCCGGGCTGGGCGTTCCTCGGCGTCGGCATGTTCCTGCTGTCGGGCCTGCAGCTGATCATGATGGGCGTGATCGGCTCCTACCTCGGCCGCGTCTACGTCGAGACCCAGGACCGTCCGCTCTACTCGCTCGCCCTCGCCGCGCGCGGCCGCCGCGGCGCCCCGGGCACGCCCGGCACCCCCGACCCGCGGGGATGA
- a CDS encoding glutaredoxin family protein — translation MTLPPEATREPRVVLFGRDGCHLCEAARAVVAAVCAELGETFVEVDVDEDEDDEAAAHVDLDEIPVTFVDGRQHDFWRVDPDRLRAALS, via the coding sequence GTGACCCTGCCACCGGAAGCGACCCGCGAGCCCCGGGTCGTGCTGTTCGGGCGCGACGGCTGCCACCTCTGCGAGGCCGCCCGCGCCGTGGTCGCCGCGGTCTGCGCCGAGCTGGGGGAGACGTTCGTCGAGGTCGACGTCGACGAGGACGAGGACGACGAGGCCGCCGCCCACGTCGACCTCGACGAGATCCCGGTGACCTTCGTCGACGGGCGCCAGCACGACTTCTGGCGCGTCGACCCGGACCGGCTGCGCGCAGCGCTCTCCTGA